In Bombus fervidus isolate BK054 chromosome 11, iyBomFerv1, whole genome shotgun sequence, a single genomic region encodes these proteins:
- the LOC139991873 gene encoding uncharacterized protein isoform X1 has protein sequence MSVQSVALASLTATYTDSEGEDGVEDDLQENSNTPQGAAPHNAQVGQPQAFTSPKSGTSASNSPVVAPNVGGKSSNDLSNAPTLVTDVTSKVQRLVSYFDDTIVSDDEGVVQTQIDGQPFENGRPSSIMECSPSCQGEQLVSDSEVDPYGVVIPPEPSGQCPVELQEKITKLFRKMETGGLDMNKVIQQRKDFRNPSIYEKLVQFCSINELGTNYPPDRFDPFKWGKDSYYEELAKVQKAKMDKLEKARKEKTKIEIVSGTAKRPNSSNTIEDDAKKRKSKWDQVATGATASIKPTVLLSQPTLTTLTSSATGTKATKRKSQWISHKCEYNIARITCDHIFI, from the exons ATGTCTGTACAAAGTGTTGCTCTGGCATCTCTCACGGCCACCTATACCGACTCGGAGGGCGAAGACGGGGTGGAAGACGACCTTCAGGAGAATTCGAACACTCCCCAGGGGGCCGCCCCGCATAATGCCCAAGTCGGTCAGCCCCAGGCTTTCACCAGTCCCAAATCTGGCACATCAGCCTCAAATAGTCCCGTTGTTGCACCCAACGTCGGTGGCAAGTCTAGTAACGATTTGTCGAACGCGCCCACCTTAGTAACAGATGTAACATCTAAGGTGCAAAGATTGGTTTCATACTTTGATGATACAATAGTCTCCGATGACGAGGGAGTGGTACAAACACAAATCGATGGACAGCCTTTTGAAAATGGAAGGCCCTCCTCGATTATGGAATGCTCTCCCTCTTGTCAAGGAGAACAGTTAGTTTCAGATAGCGAGGTGGATCCCTATGGCGTTGTTATACCACCAGAGCCATCAGGACAGTGTCCTGTGGAACTACAGGAAAAGATAACAAAACTTTTTAGGAAAATGGAGACCGGCGGTTTGGATATGAACAAAGTTATACAACAAAGGAAGGATTTTAGAAATCCATCCATTTATGAAAAACTCGTTCAATTTTGTAGCATCAATGAATTGGGTACTAATTATCCTCCTGATAGATTCGATCCATTTAAGTGGGGTAAAGATTCGTATTACGAGGAGCTCGCCAAAGTTCAAAAGGCAAAAATGGATAAACTCGAAAAGGCTaggaaagagaaaacaaaaattgaaattgtttctGGTACAGCTAAGCGACCCAATAGTTCTAATACAATAGAAGATGAtgctaaaaaaagaaaaagtaaatggGATCAAGTTGCAACTGGAGCTACTGCCTCGATAAAGCCAACTGTGCTGTTATCTCAACCAACTCTTACCACTTTAACATCATCTGCAACTGGCACCAAAGCAACG AAAAGGAAATCGCAGTGGATTTCGCATAAATGTGAATATAATATAGCTCGCATAACATGCGATCATATATTCATATAG
- the LOC139991873 gene encoding SAP30-binding protein isoform X2, translating into MSVQSVALASLTATYTDSEGEDGVEDDLQENSNTPQGAAPHNAQVGQPQAFTSPKSGTSASNSPVVAPNVGGKSSNDLSNAPTLVTDVTSKVQRLVSYFDDTIVSDDEGVVQTQIDGQPFENGRPSSIMECSPSCQGEQLVSDSEVDPYGVVIPPEPSGQCPVELQEKITKLFRKMETGGLDMNKVIQQRKDFRNPSIYEKLVQFCSINELGTNYPPDRFDPFKWGKDSYYEELAKVQKAKMDKLEKARKEKTKIEIVSGTAKRPNSSNTIEDDAKKRKSKWDQVATGATASIKPTVLLSQPTLTTLTSSATGTKATVISAFGSLPKKRL; encoded by the coding sequence ATGTCTGTACAAAGTGTTGCTCTGGCATCTCTCACGGCCACCTATACCGACTCGGAGGGCGAAGACGGGGTGGAAGACGACCTTCAGGAGAATTCGAACACTCCCCAGGGGGCCGCCCCGCATAATGCCCAAGTCGGTCAGCCCCAGGCTTTCACCAGTCCCAAATCTGGCACATCAGCCTCAAATAGTCCCGTTGTTGCACCCAACGTCGGTGGCAAGTCTAGTAACGATTTGTCGAACGCGCCCACCTTAGTAACAGATGTAACATCTAAGGTGCAAAGATTGGTTTCATACTTTGATGATACAATAGTCTCCGATGACGAGGGAGTGGTACAAACACAAATCGATGGACAGCCTTTTGAAAATGGAAGGCCCTCCTCGATTATGGAATGCTCTCCCTCTTGTCAAGGAGAACAGTTAGTTTCAGATAGCGAGGTGGATCCCTATGGCGTTGTTATACCACCAGAGCCATCAGGACAGTGTCCTGTGGAACTACAGGAAAAGATAACAAAACTTTTTAGGAAAATGGAGACCGGCGGTTTGGATATGAACAAAGTTATACAACAAAGGAAGGATTTTAGAAATCCATCCATTTATGAAAAACTCGTTCAATTTTGTAGCATCAATGAATTGGGTACTAATTATCCTCCTGATAGATTCGATCCATTTAAGTGGGGTAAAGATTCGTATTACGAGGAGCTCGCCAAAGTTCAAAAGGCAAAAATGGATAAACTCGAAAAGGCTaggaaagagaaaacaaaaattgaaattgtttctGGTACAGCTAAGCGACCCAATAGTTCTAATACAATAGAAGATGAtgctaaaaaaagaaaaagtaaatggGATCAAGTTGCAACTGGAGCTACTGCCTCGATAAAGCCAACTGTGCTGTTATCTCAACCAACTCTTACCACTTTAACATCATCTGCAACTGGCACCAAAGCAACGGTAATATCAGCTTTTGGATCTTTACCAAAGAAAAGACTGTAA
- the Bckdha gene encoding LOW QUALITY PROTEIN: branched chain keto acid dehydrogenase E1 subunit alpha (The sequence of the model RefSeq protein was modified relative to this genomic sequence to represent the inferred CDS: inserted 2 bases in 1 codon) — MIKKVFFKYGKRIYFKNALQQIQWIQQYSTNKTTNAKIGSVIDIKDPSFLGIQTIFTNELKFIDKQCYNPLPTFRILNLSHKHVQLPEDLKLDQNTMIRIYDKMITLSIMDKILYESQRQGRISFYMTNTGEEATQIGSAAAITLEDIIYAQYRETGVLLWRGHSIIDFMNQCYGNYKDISKGKQMPVHYGSKKLNFVTISSPLTTQLPQAVGAAYALKLFKKNACVICYFGEGAASEGDAHAAFNFAATLECPIIFICRNNGYAISTPAQEQFKGDGIAARGPAYGISTIRVDGNDVLAMYYATKAARELCIKKGKPVLIEAMTYRIGHHSTSDDSTAYRSSDEIEHWNHYTPITRYHNYLESIGLWCEQQDKELKKRIKNSVLLAFAQAEKELKPCWKELFTDVYHTMPKHISKQMHSMEEHVMEFHKHYPLHLFEXDNNNNNQYNK; from the exons ATGATTAAAAAGGTTTTTTTCAAATACGGGaaacgaatatattttaaaaatgcatTACAGCAG ATACAATGGATACAACAGTACTCTACCAATAAAACTACTAATGCTAAAATTGGTTCCGTCATTGATATAAAAGACCCTTCTTTTTTAGGGATACAAACTATTTTTACTAATGAATTAAAGTTTATTGACAAGCAATGTTACAATCCTTTACCAacatttagaattttaaatttatcacaTAAACATGTACAATTACCAGAGGATCTCAAG TTAGATCAGAATACTATGATTAGGATATATGATAAAATGATTACTCTGAGTATAATGGACAAAATCCTATACGAATCTCAACGACAAGGACGTATATCATTTTACATGACCAATACAGGGGAAGAGGCTACTCAAATTGGTTCTGCAGCTGCTATTACATTGGAGGACATTATATATGCTCAATATCGAGAAACag gtGTCTTGTTATGGCGTGGACACTCTATCATAGACTTTATGAATCAATGTTATGGTAACtacaaagatatttcaaagGGAAAGCAAATGCCTGTTCACTATGGATCAAAAAAATTGAACTTTGTTACTATTTCATCTCCTTTAACAACACAATTACCTCAAG CTGTAGGTGCAGCATACGCACTTAAACTGTTTAAAAAGAATGCATGTGTAATTTGTTACTTTGGTGAAGGAGCTGCTAGCGAAGGTGATGCTCATGCAGCCTTTAATTTTGCTGCAACTTTGGAGTGTCcaatcatttttatatg TCGTAATAATGGTTATGCAATTTCAACTCCTGCTCAAGAACAGTTTAAAGGTGATGGGATTGCAGCAAGAGGACCAGCATATGGAATATCAACAATCCGTGTAGATGGTAATGATGTTCTTGCTATGTATTATGCAACAAAAGCTGCTCGCGAATTATGCATTAAAAAAGGGAAACCTGTTTTAATTGAAGCTATGACTTATCG AATCGGCCATCACAGTACTTCCGATGATAGTACTGCATATCGATCAAGTGATGAAATAGAGCATTGGAATCATTATACACCAATAACCAGGTATCATAATTATCTGGAATCGATCGGTTTGTGGTGTGAGCAACAAgataaagaattaaagaaacgcataaaaaattctgttttaCTTGCCTTTGCGCAAGCAGAAAAGGAACTTAAACCATGCTGGAAAGAATTATTCACGGACGTATATCACACAATGCCAAAGCACATTAG taaACAAATGCATTCTATGGAGGAACATGTTATGGAATTTCACAAACATTATCCATTGCACCTTTTTGA tgataataacaacaataatcaatataataaataa
- the Mrpl17 gene encoding mitochondrial ribosomal protein L17, translating to MNQAKIDKLVSRLRYNVRSEPRKLKNVDGPEGRIRKIKKTLTAVIKYERIELNYARADETRGYVERLISEALRHGPQHTETMELAKFWIIEKQLIHKLFKVLVPRYQNYTTSYTKLHNAPYIYPGYAYKRAVLELKGNVYPVIEQSNPNQYNLLHNILLDAARKEYRMEKYKEIAANLNV from the exons atgaatcagGCGAAGATTGATAAGTTAGTTTCTAGGTTAAGGTACAATGTTAGATCAGAACCACgcaaattaaagaatgtagATGGTCCAGAAGGAAGAAtccgaaaaattaaaaagacacTAACTGctgtaattaaatatgaaagGATTGAGTTAAATTATGCAAGGGCAGATGAGACAAGAGGTTATGTTGAACGA TTAATATCAGAAGCCTTACGTCATGGTCCTCAACATACAGAAACAATGGAATTAGCAAAGTTCTGGATAATAGAAAAACAACTTATCCATAAACTTTTTAAGGTTCTTGTACCAAGATATCAAAACTATACAACTTCATATACAAAACTTCATAATGCACCATATATATATCCAGGCTATGCATATAAAAGGGCTGTTTTAGAACTGAAAG gGAATGTATATCCCGTTATAGAACAATCCAACCCAAATCAATATAATTTACTTCACAATATATTACTGGACGCAGCTAGAAAAGAGTACAGAATGGaaaagtataaagaaatagcTGCTAACTTGAATGTTTAG
- the Serrs gene encoding seryl-tRNA synthetase isoform X1, with the protein MVLDLDLFRKDKGFDPDKVRENQRKRFKDVNLVDTVIEKDKIWRQLRHRADNLNKLKNVCSKEIGEKMKKKEAVDGDDTVSKDILENLENLLPNNLKSLTVAQIKTVRGSIDDAIRTNDKDLVLTELERNRALKEIGNILHESVPISNDEEENKVERTCGDCTQKKKYSHVDLIYMIDGIDGERGTNVSGGRGYFLTGPAVFLQHALIQLALRQLHVKGYKPLYTPFFMRKDVMQEVAQLSQFDEELYKVIGKGSERNDDKEIEEKYLIATSEQPIAAFHRNEWIPENNLPIKYAGLSTCFRQEVGSHGRDTRGIFRVHQFEKVEQFCLTSPYDDKSWQMMEEMISNAEEFYKSLEIPYRIVNIVSGALNNAASKKLDLEAWFPGSSAFRELVSCSNCLDYQARRLLVRYGQTKKMNANTDYVHMLNATMCAVTRVICAILEVHQTDTSVKVPKVLAQFMPIEYEYEIPFVKPAPIDETEVKKQKKQKERKDVICT; encoded by the exons ATGGTATTGGATTTAGATCTGTTTCGAAAAGATAAAGGATTTGATCCAGATAAAGTGCGAGAAAATCAAAGGAAACGTTTTAAAGATGTAAATTTAGTCGACACGGTGATCGAAAAGGATAAAATTTGGCGTCAGCTGCGACACAGAGCTGATaacttaaataaattaaaaaatgtatgcaGCAAAGAGATAggagagaaaatgaaaaaaaaggaagcagtGGACGGCGATGACACTGTCTCAAAGGATATTCTTGAAAACCTGGAAAATTTATTGCCTAATAACCTGAAATCGTTAACAGTTGCACAGATCAAAACTGTTCGTGGTTCCATCGACGATGCTATTCGTACAAATGATAAAGATTTAGTCTTAACCGAATTGGAAAGAAATCGCGCACTCAAAGAAATAGGAAACATATTGCATGAGTCTGTACCAATTAGCAATGATGAAGAGGAAAATAAA GTTGAGAGAACTTGTGGAGATTGTacacagaaaaagaaatattctcaTGTTGATTTAATATACATGATAGATGGTATAGATGGAGAACGTGGCACTAATGTCTCAGGGGGGCGTGGTTATTTTTTAACAGGACCAGCAGTTTTTCTGCAGCATGCATTAATTCAATTAGCTCTCAGGCAGTTACATGTAAAAGGTTACAAACCACTTTACACGCCATTCTTTATGCGTAAGGATGTTATGCAAGAAGTAGCACAATTGTCTCAATTTGATGAAGAATTGTACAAG gTAATTGGTAAGGGTAGTGAACGCAATGACgataaagaaattgaagaaaaatatttgattgctACATCTGAGCAACCGATAGCTGCGTTTCATAGAAACGAATGGAttcctgaaaataatttaccaaTTAAGTATGCAGGACTATCTACATGTTTTAGGCAAGAAGTTGGATCTCATGGACGTGATACTAGAGGCATTTTTAGGGTTCATCAATTCGAAAAA GTAGAGCAATTCTGTTTAACATCACCATATGATGATAAATCTTGGCAAATGATGGAAGAAATGATTTCAAATgcggaagaattttataaatctttgGAGATTCCTTATCGTATAGTAAATATAGTATCTGGTGCATTGAATAATGCTGCTTCAAAAAAACTAGACTTAGAAGCATGGTTTCCGGGATCAAGCGCTTTTCGCGAACTCGTCTCATGTAGCAACTGCTTAGATTATCAAGCAAGACGTTTACTGGTCAG ATATGGTCAAACCAAGAAGATGAATGCTAATACAGATTACGTTCATATGTTAAATGCAACCATGTGTGCGGTTACTCGCGTCATATGTGCAATTTTGGAAGTACATCAAACAGATACTTCTGTTAAAGTACCAAAGGTTCTTGCACAGTTTATGCCAATAGAATACGAGTATGAAATTCCGTTTGTTAAACCAGCACCTATCGATGAAACAGaagtaaagaaacaaaaaaagcaAAAGGAACGAAAGGATGTCATctgtacttaa
- the Serrs gene encoding seryl-tRNA synthetase isoform X2, whose product MKKKEAVDGDDTVSKDILENLENLLPNNLKSLTVAQIKTVRGSIDDAIRTNDKDLVLTELERNRALKEIGNILHESVPISNDEEENKVERTCGDCTQKKKYSHVDLIYMIDGIDGERGTNVSGGRGYFLTGPAVFLQHALIQLALRQLHVKGYKPLYTPFFMRKDVMQEVAQLSQFDEELYKVIGKGSERNDDKEIEEKYLIATSEQPIAAFHRNEWIPENNLPIKYAGLSTCFRQEVGSHGRDTRGIFRVHQFEKVEQFCLTSPYDDKSWQMMEEMISNAEEFYKSLEIPYRIVNIVSGALNNAASKKLDLEAWFPGSSAFRELVSCSNCLDYQARRLLVRYGQTKKMNANTDYVHMLNATMCAVTRVICAILEVHQTDTSVKVPKVLAQFMPIEYEYEIPFVKPAPIDETEVKKQKKQKERKDVICT is encoded by the exons atgaaaaaaaaggaagcagtGGACGGCGATGACACTGTCTCAAAGGATATTCTTGAAAACCTGGAAAATTTATTGCCTAATAACCTGAAATCGTTAACAGTTGCACAGATCAAAACTGTTCGTGGTTCCATCGACGATGCTATTCGTACAAATGATAAAGATTTAGTCTTAACCGAATTGGAAAGAAATCGCGCACTCAAAGAAATAGGAAACATATTGCATGAGTCTGTACCAATTAGCAATGATGAAGAGGAAAATAAA GTTGAGAGAACTTGTGGAGATTGTacacagaaaaagaaatattctcaTGTTGATTTAATATACATGATAGATGGTATAGATGGAGAACGTGGCACTAATGTCTCAGGGGGGCGTGGTTATTTTTTAACAGGACCAGCAGTTTTTCTGCAGCATGCATTAATTCAATTAGCTCTCAGGCAGTTACATGTAAAAGGTTACAAACCACTTTACACGCCATTCTTTATGCGTAAGGATGTTATGCAAGAAGTAGCACAATTGTCTCAATTTGATGAAGAATTGTACAAG gTAATTGGTAAGGGTAGTGAACGCAATGACgataaagaaattgaagaaaaatatttgattgctACATCTGAGCAACCGATAGCTGCGTTTCATAGAAACGAATGGAttcctgaaaataatttaccaaTTAAGTATGCAGGACTATCTACATGTTTTAGGCAAGAAGTTGGATCTCATGGACGTGATACTAGAGGCATTTTTAGGGTTCATCAATTCGAAAAA GTAGAGCAATTCTGTTTAACATCACCATATGATGATAAATCTTGGCAAATGATGGAAGAAATGATTTCAAATgcggaagaattttataaatctttgGAGATTCCTTATCGTATAGTAAATATAGTATCTGGTGCATTGAATAATGCTGCTTCAAAAAAACTAGACTTAGAAGCATGGTTTCCGGGATCAAGCGCTTTTCGCGAACTCGTCTCATGTAGCAACTGCTTAGATTATCAAGCAAGACGTTTACTGGTCAG ATATGGTCAAACCAAGAAGATGAATGCTAATACAGATTACGTTCATATGTTAAATGCAACCATGTGTGCGGTTACTCGCGTCATATGTGCAATTTTGGAAGTACATCAAACAGATACTTCTGTTAAAGTACCAAAGGTTCTTGCACAGTTTATGCCAATAGAATACGAGTATGAAATTCCGTTTGTTAAACCAGCACCTATCGATGAAACAGaagtaaagaaacaaaaaaagcaAAAGGAACGAAAGGATGTCATctgtacttaa
- the LOC139991879 gene encoding dnaJ homolog subfamily C member 17, whose amino-acid sequence MDLYELIGIERTASVQEIKKAYRKKALCCHPDKNPDNPKAAELFLELSRALEILIDTSARAAYDKVINAKYQQKLRAKEFDLKRKKFKEDLEAREFAEKSLNTDNEKLQAEIERLRKEGLKQVQEEIERMNRKFEKQSKVVYKESQTNSDSYKLKVKWKSRKNQTSNGGYDYNTLHRIFSKYGKIIALVISSTREGRALVEYQKRSDAEMALNYEIGLAQYPLKLEKLWDKEEKSNIATETAYNDGNSVKHMVNQSMFDIEQFEQSVLNDLRRAEERKRSIRKQDTMEST is encoded by the coding sequence ATGGATCTGTATGAATTAATCGGTATAGAAAGAACAGCTTCTGTTCAAGAAATTAAGAAAGCATATCGTAAGAAGGCTCTGTGTTGCCATCCTGACAAAAATCCAGATAATCCAAAAGCAGCTGAATTATTTCTTGAATTATCACGAGCCTTAGAGATTCTTATTGACACATCTGCTCGGGCAGCTTATGACAAAGTTATTAATGCTAAGTATCAACAAAAATTACGTGCTAAAGAATTTGATTTAAAACGCAAAAAGTTTAAAGAAGATTTGGAAGCACGGGAATTTGCTGAAAAGTCTTTGAATACAGATAATGAGAAATTACAGGCTGAGATAGAGCGATTGCGAAAAGAAGGATTAAAGCAAGTACAGGAAGAAATAGAACGTATGAatagaaagtttgaaaaacaATCAAAAGTAGTTTACAAGGAATCACAAACTAACAGTGattcttataaattaaaagtgaAATGGAAGTCTCGTAAAAATCAGACCAGCAATGGCGGATATGACTATAATacgttacatagaattttCTCAAAGTATGGGAAAATAATTGCTCTTGTTATTTCGTCCACAAGAGAAGGTAGAGCATTAGTAGAGTATCAAAAAAGAAGCGATGCTGAAATGGCtctaaattatgaaattgGTTTAGCTCAATATCCACTTAAACTTGAAAAGTTATGGGACAAAGAGGAAAAATCAAACATTGCCACAGAAACTGCTTACAATGATGGTAATTCTGTGAAGCACATGGTAAATCAAAGTATGTTTGATATTGAACAATTTGAACAGTCTGTATTGAATGATTTAAGAAGAGctgaagaaaggaaaagatctATAAGAAAACAGGACACAATGGAAAGCacttga